One window of Populus nigra chromosome 5, ddPopNigr1.1, whole genome shotgun sequence genomic DNA carries:
- the LOC133693233 gene encoding gamma carbonic anhydrase 1, mitochondrial, with product MGTLGRAIYAVGFWVRETGQALDRLGCRLQGNYYFQEQLSRHRTLMNIFDKAPVVDKDAFVAPGASVIGDVLVGRGSSIWYGCVLRGDVNSISVGSGTNIQDNSLVHVAKSNLSGKVLPTIIGDNVTVGHSAVLHGCTVEDEAFVGMGATLLDGVVVEKHAMVAAGALVRQNTRIPTGEVWGGNPAKFLRKLTDEEIAFIAQSATNYSNLAQVHAAENAKPFDEIEFEKVLRKKFAKKDEEYDSMLGVVRELPPELILPKNVLPDKEPKAK from the exons ATGGGGACCCTAGGCAGAGCTATATACGCCGTCGGATTCTGGGTTCGCGAGACCGGCCAAGCTCTTGATCGTCTCGGATGCCGCCTCCAAGGCAACTATTACTTCCAAGAACAAC TGTCCAGGCATCGAACTCTAATGAACATATTTGACAAGGCTCCTGTTGTTGATAAGGATGCATTTGTGGCGCCTGGTGCCTCTGTCATTGGGGATGTTCTAGTTGGAAGAGGATCATCCATTTGGTATGGATGTGTTTTGAGAG gTGATGTGAACAGCATCAGCGTTGGATCTGGAACTAATATACAAGACAACTCCCTTGTGCATGTGGCAAAATCTAATCTAAGTGGGAAGGTGCTACCAACTATCATAGGGGACAATGTTACTGTAG GTCACAGTGCTGTTTTGCATGGATGTACTGTTGAGGATGAGGCTTTTGTTGGCATGGGAGCAACACTTCTTGATGGTGTTGTTGTTGAGAAACATGCCATGGTTGCTGCTGGAGCCCTTGTGAGACAGAACACAAGGATCCCTACTGGAGAG GTATGGGGAGGCAATCCTGCAAAGTTTTTGAGGAAGCTAACTGATGAAGAGATAGCCTTTATTGCTCAGTCAGCCACCAATTACTCGAACCTTGCACAGGTTCATGCAGCTGAGAATGCAAAGCCTTTTGATGAGATCGAGTTTGAGAAGGTTCTTCGCAAGAAGTTTGCGAAGAAGGATGAGGAGTATGACTCTATGCTGGGTGTTGTACGTGAACTCCCCCCTGAACTTATTCTTCCAAAAAATGTCCTACCAGATAAAGAACCTAAGGCAAAATGA
- the LOC133693823 gene encoding protein RER1B-like, translating to MEGNGGDAANVVAPLAKWRNDFSRAFQFYLDRSTPHPTERWLGTLAVAAIYVLRAYFVQGFYIISYGLGIYILNLLIGFLSPKVDPELEVSDDASLPTKGSDEFKPFIRRLPEFKFWYAITKAFCVAFLMTFFSVFDVPVFWPILLCYWIVLFVLTMKRQIMHMIKYKYVPFSRGKQRYGRKKSGASSSGLIRD from the exons ATGGAAGGAAATGGGGGTGATGCTGCCAATGTGGTGGCACCTCTTGCGAAGTGGAGAAATGATTTCTCTCGGGCATTCCAGTTCTATCTGGACCGATCCACACCTCACCCGACAGAGAGGTGGCTGGGAACTCTTGCGGTTGCAGCAATTTATGTGTTGCGTGCTTACTTTGTTCAAGGGTTTTACATCATCTCGTATGGTCTTGGAATTTATATCTTGAATTTGTTGATTGGGTTTCTGTCACCCAAGGTTGATCCTGAACTTGAAGTTTCGGATGACGCTTCTTTGCCAACTAAAGGATCGGATGAGTTCAAGCCCTTTATCCGGCGCCTTCCTGAGTTTAAGTTCTG GTACGCCATCACCAAGGCTTTTTGTGTGGCCTTCCTTATGACCTTCTTCTCTGTATTTGATGTCCCTGTTTTCTGGCCCATATTACTCTGCTATTGGATTGTTCTATTTGTCCTCACAATGAAGCGCCAAATCATGCACATGATCAAGTACAAATATGTTCCATTCAGCAGAGGAAAGCAG AGGTATGGCAGGAAGAAGTCTGGTGCAAGCAGCAGTGGCTTGATAAGGGACTAA
- the LOC133693748 gene encoding uncharacterized protein LOC133693748, giving the protein MSGRIFLVIFFFWALLAIVTPTLVLLSESSKPYLDDVEKSEGLLKLRRMMGSLEKQPRVQEIALAPILQAPTPAPDPEPDSGIRKAILTRVLKNG; this is encoded by the exons ATGAGTGGGAGGATTTTTCtagtgattttcttcttctgggCTCTCCTCGCAATTGTCACCCCCACACTTGTTCTCTTGTCAGAATCTTCAAAGCCATACTTGGATGATG TTGAGAAGAGTGAAGGATTACTGAAGCTTAGGAGAATGATGGGAAGCTTGGAGAAACAACCAAGAGTACAAGAAATAGCCCTGGCACCAATTTTGCAGGCGCCGACACCAGCTCCAGACCCGGAGCCAGATTCTGGAATCCGGAAGGCTATTTTGACAAGGGTTCTTAAGAATGGATGA
- the LOC133693746 gene encoding phenylcoumaran benzylic ether reductase Betv6-like: MADKSKILIIGGTGYIGKFIVEASAKAGHPTFALVRESTVSDPVKRKLVENFKNLGVTLIYGDIDGHDNLVKSIKQVDVVISAVGNMQIADQTKIIAAIKEAGNVKRFFPSEFTMDVDHVNAVEPAKTAFAMKAQIRRAIEAAGIPYTYVSSNGFAAYHLATMAQLGLTAPPRDNITILGDGNAKAVFNKEDDIGTYTIKAVDDSRTLNKTVLIKPPKNIYSFNELVALWEKKIGKTLEKTYVPEEKLLKDIQESPIPINIVLSINHSAFFNGDMTNFDIDPSWGAEASELYPDVKYTTVEEYLDQFV; this comes from the exons ATGGCTGACAAAAGCAAGATCTTGATCATTGGAGGTACTGGTTACATAGGAAAATTCATCGTGGAGGCAAGCGCCAAGGCCGGTCACCCCACTTTCGCTTTGGTTAGAGAGAGCACAGTCTCTGATCCTGTCAAAAGAAAACTTGTCGAGAATTTCAAGAACTTAGGCGTCACTTTGATATAT GGAGATATCGACGGCCATGACAATTTGGTCAAGTCAATTAAGCAGGTGGATGTGGTGATATCAGCAGTTGGGAACATGCAAATAGCAGATCAAACCAAGATCATTGCTGCCATTAAAGAAGCTGGCAATGTTAAG AGATTTTTCCCTTCAGAATTTACAATGGATGTGGATCATGTCAATGCTGTAGAGCCTGCAAAAACTGCATTCGCAATGAAGGCTCAGATTCGGCGTGCCATTGAGGCTGCGGGGATCCCCTACACTTATGTGTCTTCCAACGGCTTTGCTGCATATCATCTCGCTACGATGGCACAGCTTGGACTTACTGCTCCTCCTAGAGACAATATCACTATCTTAGGAGATGGCAATGCCAAGG CTGTTTTCAATAAGGAAGATGATATTGGAACCTACACCATCAAAGCAGTGGATGATTCTAGAACATTGAACAAGACTGTCCTAATCAAGCCCCCTAAGAACATTTACTCTTTCAATGAGCTTGTTGCCCTGTGGGAGAAAAAGATTGGCAAAACCCTCGAAAAAACCTATGTTCCTGAAGAGAAACTTCTGAAGGACATCCAAG AGTCTCCGATTCCGATTAATATTGTTCTGTCAATCAACCACTCAGCCTTCTTCAACGGTGACATGACCAACTTTGACATTGATCCATCATGGGGGGCTGAGGCCTCTGAGTTGTATCCAGATGTCAAATATACCACCGTGGAAGAGTACCTCGATCAGTTTGTCTGA
- the LOC133694038 gene encoding uncharacterized protein LOC133694038, with product MGSLMAGWDSPVPDPRSMKYRRNRSLTRGEIDAYWRLKKRTEEDHLKAISGLSSSSQDGVDEDHGIEFQRSSSLPAATTKEGFMDMETDQASLEQLIKKNGWWASSNWAFLNEPPVLERSSNNYTPQFHVASLTTSKSNTGINAQ from the exons ATGGGATCTTTGATGGCTGGTTGGGACTCACCTGTCCCTGATCCTAGATCAA TGAAGTACAGGAGGAATCGGTCGCTTACTAGAGGAGAGATCGATGCTTACTGGAGATTAAAGAAGAGAACAGAAGAGGATCATCTCAAAGCTATTTCCGGTCTATCCAGTAGCAGTCAG GATGGCGTGGACGAGGATCATGGAATAGAGTTTCAGAGATCAAGCTCCTTACCTGCAGCCACTACCAAGGAGGGGTTCATGGACATGGAGACAGATCAAGCAAGTTTGGAGcaacttatcaagaaaaatgGCTG GTGGGCAAGTAGCAACTGGGCATTCCTAAATGAGCCGCCAGTTCTGGAACGTTCTTCTAACAATTACACACCGCAGTTTCACGTTGCTAGTCTTACCACCTCAAAATCCAATACTGGAATCAATGCGCAGTGA
- the LOC133694410 gene encoding uncharacterized protein LOC133694410 — MGSLMAGWDSPVPDPRSMKYKRNRSLTRGEIDAYWRLKKRTEEDHLKAISGLSSSSHEDGADEDHGIEFQRSSSLPAATTKEGFMDMETDQASLEQLIKKNGWWASSNWAFLNEPPVLESSSSNHTPHFHVASLATSKSNTGINAQ, encoded by the exons ATGGGATCTTTGATGGCTGGTTGGGACTCACCTGTCCCTGATCCTAGATCAA TGAAGTACAAAAGGAATCGGTCGCTTACTAGAGGAGAGATCGATGCTTACTGGAGATTAAAGAAGAGAACAGAAGAGGATCATCTCAAAGCTATTTCCGGTCTATCCAGTAGCAGTCATGAG GATGGCGCGGACGAGGATCATGGAATAGAGTTTCAGAGATCAAGCTCCTTACCTGCAGCCACTACCAAGGAGGGGTTCATGGACATGGAGACTGATCAAGCAAGTTTGGAGCAACTCATCAAGAAAAATGGCTG GTGGGCAAGTAGCAACTGGGCATTCCTAAATGAGCCGCCAGTTCTGGAAAGTTCTTCTAGCAATCACACACCGCATTTTCACGTTGCTAGTCTTGCCACCTCAAAATCCAATACTGGAATCAATGCGCAGTGA
- the LOC133694580 gene encoding tubby-like F-box protein 5 isoform X1 has product MSFKSKLKGIRDDITTTFSMAKLQRNRTNRRGRAYIAPELGGGSELLSELIEEQSPWANLPPELLQDVIKRVEGSETSWPGRRDVVACASVCTSWREITKAVVKTPEQCGCITFPISLKQPGPRDAPIQCFIKRERATSTYHLYLGLSPALSGDMSKLLLAAKKIRKATSTDFRISFVGSDFCQTSNTYAGKLRSNFLGTKFTIYDSQPPCPGLKSNCKLQQKVRSIQVCPGVPARNFNVATVSYELNVLRTRGPRRMHCIVHSIPISAIQEGGVAPTPLEFNNPGDEQSPSLSASKVKQPLIDFISTSRAESSDSICSKMDPLVLKNKAPRWHEQLQCWCLNFKGRVTVASVKNFQLVAAVEPCQNVPVEEQEKVILQFGKIGKDIFTMDYRYPLSAFQAFAICLSSFDTKPACE; this is encoded by the exons ATGTCATTTAAGAGCAAGTTAAAGGGGATTAGAGATGATATCACTACTACATTTTCGATGGCAAAGTTACAGAGGAACAGAACAAATCGAAGAGGGAGAGCTTATATTGCACCTGAATTAGGAGGTGGGTCTGAGCTATTAAGCGAGTTGATTGAAGAACAGAGTCCATGGGCTAATTTGCCACCAGAGTTGCTACAAGATGTGATTAAGAGAGTTGAGGGTAGTGAAACTTCATGGCCTGGAAGAAGAGATGTTGTTGCTTGCGCTTCAGTTTGTACGTCTTGGAGAGAGATTACTAAAGCCGTTGTTAAGACCCCAGAACAGTGTGGCTGCATTACTTTCCCTATCTCGCTAAAGCAG CCGGGGCCGAGAGATGCTCCAATTCAATGCTTTATTAAGAGGGAAAGGGCTACTTCTACTTATCATTTGTATCTTGGTCTCAGTCCTG CTTTGTCAGGTGATATGAGTAAATTATTATTAGCAGCAAAGAAGATTAGAAAGGCTACAAGCACAGATTTTCGGATATCATTTGTTGGAAGTGATTTCTGTCAAACCAGCAATACCTATGCTGGAAAGCTGAG GTCTAATTTCCTGGGAACCAAATTCACCATTTATGACAGTCAGCCTCCATGTCCTGGACTGAAGTCCAATTGCAAGCTTCAGCAGAAAGTCCGTTCCATCCAAGTGTGTCCAGGGGTACCTGCTAGAAACTTTAATGTGGCCACTGTATCTTATGAGCTTAATGTCCTACGGACCCGGGGTCCAAGGAGAATGCATTGCATCGTCCACTCAATCCCTATTTCTGCAATTCAAGAAGGGGGAGTAGCCCCTACTCCATTGGAATTCAATAATCCTGGTGATGAGCAATCTCCTTCATTGTCTGCCTCAAAAGTAAAGCAACCACTTATTGATTTCATCTCCACTAGCCGTGCTGAGTCATCTGACTCAATTTGCAGCAAAATGGATCCCctggttttgaaaaataaagctcCTAGATGGCACGAGCAGCTTCAGTGTTGGTGTCTAAATTTTAAAGGGCGTGTTACAGTGGCCTCTGTGAAGAACTTCCAGTTGGTGGCAGCTGTGGAGCCTTGTCAAAATGTTCCtgtagaagaacaagaaaaagttATTCTTCAGTTTGGAAAGATCGGGAAAGATATCTTCACCATGGATTATCGATACCCCCTCTCTGCCTTCCAAGCTTTTGCAATCTGCTTGAGTAGCTTTGACACTAAACCAGCTTGTGAatga
- the LOC133694580 gene encoding tubby-like F-box protein 5 isoform X2, whose amino-acid sequence MSFKSKLKGIRDDITTTFSMAKLQRNRTNRRGRAYIAPELGGGSELLSELIEEQSPWANLPPELLQDVIKRVEGSETSWPGRRDVVACASVCTSWREITKAVVKTPEQCGCITFPISLKQPGPRDAPIQCFIKRERATSTYHLYLGLSPGDMSKLLLAAKKIRKATSTDFRISFVGSDFCQTSNTYAGKLRSNFLGTKFTIYDSQPPCPGLKSNCKLQQKVRSIQVCPGVPARNFNVATVSYELNVLRTRGPRRMHCIVHSIPISAIQEGGVAPTPLEFNNPGDEQSPSLSASKVKQPLIDFISTSRAESSDSICSKMDPLVLKNKAPRWHEQLQCWCLNFKGRVTVASVKNFQLVAAVEPCQNVPVEEQEKVILQFGKIGKDIFTMDYRYPLSAFQAFAICLSSFDTKPACE is encoded by the exons ATGTCATTTAAGAGCAAGTTAAAGGGGATTAGAGATGATATCACTACTACATTTTCGATGGCAAAGTTACAGAGGAACAGAACAAATCGAAGAGGGAGAGCTTATATTGCACCTGAATTAGGAGGTGGGTCTGAGCTATTAAGCGAGTTGATTGAAGAACAGAGTCCATGGGCTAATTTGCCACCAGAGTTGCTACAAGATGTGATTAAGAGAGTTGAGGGTAGTGAAACTTCATGGCCTGGAAGAAGAGATGTTGTTGCTTGCGCTTCAGTTTGTACGTCTTGGAGAGAGATTACTAAAGCCGTTGTTAAGACCCCAGAACAGTGTGGCTGCATTACTTTCCCTATCTCGCTAAAGCAG CCGGGGCCGAGAGATGCTCCAATTCAATGCTTTATTAAGAGGGAAAGGGCTACTTCTACTTATCATTTGTATCTTGGTCTCAGTCCTG GTGATATGAGTAAATTATTATTAGCAGCAAAGAAGATTAGAAAGGCTACAAGCACAGATTTTCGGATATCATTTGTTGGAAGTGATTTCTGTCAAACCAGCAATACCTATGCTGGAAAGCTGAG GTCTAATTTCCTGGGAACCAAATTCACCATTTATGACAGTCAGCCTCCATGTCCTGGACTGAAGTCCAATTGCAAGCTTCAGCAGAAAGTCCGTTCCATCCAAGTGTGTCCAGGGGTACCTGCTAGAAACTTTAATGTGGCCACTGTATCTTATGAGCTTAATGTCCTACGGACCCGGGGTCCAAGGAGAATGCATTGCATCGTCCACTCAATCCCTATTTCTGCAATTCAAGAAGGGGGAGTAGCCCCTACTCCATTGGAATTCAATAATCCTGGTGATGAGCAATCTCCTTCATTGTCTGCCTCAAAAGTAAAGCAACCACTTATTGATTTCATCTCCACTAGCCGTGCTGAGTCATCTGACTCAATTTGCAGCAAAATGGATCCCctggttttgaaaaataaagctcCTAGATGGCACGAGCAGCTTCAGTGTTGGTGTCTAAATTTTAAAGGGCGTGTTACAGTGGCCTCTGTGAAGAACTTCCAGTTGGTGGCAGCTGTGGAGCCTTGTCAAAATGTTCCtgtagaagaacaagaaaaagttATTCTTCAGTTTGGAAAGATCGGGAAAGATATCTTCACCATGGATTATCGATACCCCCTCTCTGCCTTCCAAGCTTTTGCAATCTGCTTGAGTAGCTTTGACACTAAACCAGCTTGTGAatga
- the LOC133694580 gene encoding tubby-like F-box protein 5 isoform X3: MSKLLLAAKKIRKATSTDFRISFVGSDFCQTSNTYAGKLRSNFLGTKFTIYDSQPPCPGLKSNCKLQQKVRSIQVCPGVPARNFNVATVSYELNVLRTRGPRRMHCIVHSIPISAIQEGGVAPTPLEFNNPGDEQSPSLSASKVKQPLIDFISTSRAESSDSICSKMDPLVLKNKAPRWHEQLQCWCLNFKGRVTVASVKNFQLVAAVEPCQNVPVEEQEKVILQFGKIGKDIFTMDYRYPLSAFQAFAICLSSFDTKPACE; encoded by the exons ATGAGTAAATTATTATTAGCAGCAAAGAAGATTAGAAAGGCTACAAGCACAGATTTTCGGATATCATTTGTTGGAAGTGATTTCTGTCAAACCAGCAATACCTATGCTGGAAAGCTGAG GTCTAATTTCCTGGGAACCAAATTCACCATTTATGACAGTCAGCCTCCATGTCCTGGACTGAAGTCCAATTGCAAGCTTCAGCAGAAAGTCCGTTCCATCCAAGTGTGTCCAGGGGTACCTGCTAGAAACTTTAATGTGGCCACTGTATCTTATGAGCTTAATGTCCTACGGACCCGGGGTCCAAGGAGAATGCATTGCATCGTCCACTCAATCCCTATTTCTGCAATTCAAGAAGGGGGAGTAGCCCCTACTCCATTGGAATTCAATAATCCTGGTGATGAGCAATCTCCTTCATTGTCTGCCTCAAAAGTAAAGCAACCACTTATTGATTTCATCTCCACTAGCCGTGCTGAGTCATCTGACTCAATTTGCAGCAAAATGGATCCCctggttttgaaaaataaagctcCTAGATGGCACGAGCAGCTTCAGTGTTGGTGTCTAAATTTTAAAGGGCGTGTTACAGTGGCCTCTGTGAAGAACTTCCAGTTGGTGGCAGCTGTGGAGCCTTGTCAAAATGTTCCtgtagaagaacaagaaaaagttATTCTTCAGTTTGGAAAGATCGGGAAAGATATCTTCACCATGGATTATCGATACCCCCTCTCTGCCTTCCAAGCTTTTGCAATCTGCTTGAGTAGCTTTGACACTAAACCAGCTTGTGAatga